One part of the Equus quagga isolate Etosha38 unplaced genomic scaffold, UCLA_HA_Equagga_1.0 154964_RagTag, whole genome shotgun sequence genome encodes these proteins:
- the LOC124233156 gene encoding aurora kinase C isoform X3, with product MGECGCASLSHATYGQSWVGGGFRGCGGMGEATSRRVSGDTGTRFGEPNRGDPQDPPDLDTQFRRAQEGVPSPSSLLMSLPEAVMKSGSVRPAVPTAGQSQPGFPTVHPNILRLYNYFHDARRVYLILEYAPRGELYKELQKSHTLDEQRTATIMEELADALTYCHEKKVIHRDIKPENLLLGFRGEVKIADFGWSVHTPSLRRKTMCGTLDYLPPEMIEGRTYNEKVDLWCIGVLCYELLVGNPPFESNSHNETYRRILKVDVRFPPSIPSGAKDLISKLLRYQPLERLPLDQILEHPWVRAHSRRVLPPSAQMAS from the exons ATGGGTGAGTGCGGCTGCGCGTCACTGAGTCACGCCACCTACGGGCAGTCCTGGGTTGGGGGCGGCTTCCGGGGGTGCGGGGGGATGGGGGAGGCCACAAGCCGCAGGGTGTCGGGGGACACAGGCACACGTTTCGGGGAGCCGAACCGCGGGGACCCTCAG GATCCCCCGGACCTGGACACGCAGTTCCGCAGGGCTCAGGAAGGCGTCCCCTCTCCGTCTTCTCTTCTCATGAGTCTCCCAGAAGCTGTGATGAAGTCGGGCAGTGTTCGGCCCGCAG taccTACAGCAGGCCAAAGTCAACCCGGCTTCCCAACCGT ACACCCAAATATCCTACGCCTGTACAACTACTTCCATGATGCACGCCGAGTGTACCTGATTCTGGAATATGCTCCAAGGGGTGAGCTCTACAAGGAGCTGCAAAAGAGCCACACATTAGATGAACAGCGTACGGCCACG ATAATGGAGGAGTTGGCAGATGCTCTGACCTACTGCCATGAGAAGAAGGTGATTCACAGGGATATTAAGCCCGAGAACCTGCTGCTGGGGTTCAGAGGTGAGGTGAAGATTGCAGACTTTGGCTGGTCTGTGCACACCCCCTCTCTGAG GAGAAAGACAATGTGTGGAACTCTGGACTATTTGCCCCCAGAAATGATCGAGGGGAGAACATACAATGAGAAGGTGGATCTGTGGTGCATTGGGGTGCTCTGCTACGAGCTGCTGGTGGGAAATCCGCCCTTTGAGAGCAACTCCCACAATGAGACCTACAGACGCATCCTCAAG GTAGATGTAAGGTTTCCCCCATCAATACCTTCAGGGGCCAAGGATTTGATCTCCAAGCTTCTCAGATACCAGCCCTTGGAGCGGCTGCCCTTGGACCAGATCCTGGAGCATCCCTGGGTCCGGGCCCACTCCCGGAGGGTGCTGCCTCCATCTGCTCAGATGGCTTCCTGA
- the LOC124233156 gene encoding aurora kinase C isoform X2 produces MSYHSRLNKSQDPPDLDTQFRRAQEGVPSPSSLLMSLPEAVMKSGSVRPAVPTAGQSQPGFPTVRHLTIDDFEIGRPLGKGKFGNVYLARLKESHFIVALKVLFKSQIEKEGLEHQLRREIEIQAHLQHPNILRLYNYFHDARRVYLILEYAPRGELYKELQKSHTLDEQRTATIMEELADALTYCHEKKVIHRDIKPENLLLGFRGEVKIADFGWSVHTPSLRRKTMCGTLDYLPPEMIEGRTYNEKVDLWCIGVLCYELLVGNPPFESNSHNETYRRILKVDVRFPPSIPSGAKDLISKLLRYQPLERLPLDQILEHPWVRAHSRRVLPPSAQMAS; encoded by the exons ATGTCTTACCACAGCCGATTAAACAAATCCCAG GATCCCCCGGACCTGGACACGCAGTTCCGCAGGGCTCAGGAAGGCGTCCCCTCTCCGTCTTCTCTTCTCATGAGTCTCCCAGAAGCTGTGATGAAGTCGGGCAGTGTTCGGCCCGCAG taccTACAGCAGGCCAAAGTCAACCCGGCTTCCCAACCGT GCGGCATCTCACAATTGATGACTTTGAAATCGGGCGTCCTCTGGGCAAGGGAAAATTTGGGAATGTGTACCTGGCTCGGCTCAAGGAAAGCCATTTCATTGTTGCTCTGAAAGTCCTCTTTAAGTCCCAGATAGAGAAGGAAGGACTGGAACACCAGCTGCGCAGGGAAATTGAAATCCAGGCGCATCTACA ACACCCAAATATCCTACGCCTGTACAACTACTTCCATGATGCACGCCGAGTGTACCTGATTCTGGAATATGCTCCAAGGGGTGAGCTCTACAAGGAGCTGCAAAAGAGCCACACATTAGATGAACAGCGTACGGCCACG ATAATGGAGGAGTTGGCAGATGCTCTGACCTACTGCCATGAGAAGAAGGTGATTCACAGGGATATTAAGCCCGAGAACCTGCTGCTGGGGTTCAGAGGTGAGGTGAAGATTGCAGACTTTGGCTGGTCTGTGCACACCCCCTCTCTGAG GAGAAAGACAATGTGTGGAACTCTGGACTATTTGCCCCCAGAAATGATCGAGGGGAGAACATACAATGAGAAGGTGGATCTGTGGTGCATTGGGGTGCTCTGCTACGAGCTGCTGGTGGGAAATCCGCCCTTTGAGAGCAACTCCCACAATGAGACCTACAGACGCATCCTCAAG GTAGATGTAAGGTTTCCCCCATCAATACCTTCAGGGGCCAAGGATTTGATCTCCAAGCTTCTCAGATACCAGCCCTTGGAGCGGCTGCCCTTGGACCAGATCCTGGAGCATCCCTGGGTCCGGGCCCACTCCCGGAGGGTGCTGCCTCCATCTGCTCAGATGGCTTCCTGA
- the LOC124233156 gene encoding aurora kinase C isoform X1 — MGECGCASLSHATYGQSWVGGGFRGCGGMGEATSRRVSGDTGTRFGEPNRGDPQDPPDLDTQFRRAQEGVPSPSSLLMSLPEAVMKSGSVRPAVPTAGQSQPGFPTVRHLTIDDFEIGRPLGKGKFGNVYLARLKESHFIVALKVLFKSQIEKEGLEHQLRREIEIQAHLQHPNILRLYNYFHDARRVYLILEYAPRGELYKELQKSHTLDEQRTATIMEELADALTYCHEKKVIHRDIKPENLLLGFRGEVKIADFGWSVHTPSLRRKTMCGTLDYLPPEMIEGRTYNEKVDLWCIGVLCYELLVGNPPFESNSHNETYRRILKVDVRFPPSIPSGAKDLISKLLRYQPLERLPLDQILEHPWVRAHSRRVLPPSAQMAS, encoded by the exons ATGGGTGAGTGCGGCTGCGCGTCACTGAGTCACGCCACCTACGGGCAGTCCTGGGTTGGGGGCGGCTTCCGGGGGTGCGGGGGGATGGGGGAGGCCACAAGCCGCAGGGTGTCGGGGGACACAGGCACACGTTTCGGGGAGCCGAACCGCGGGGACCCTCAG GATCCCCCGGACCTGGACACGCAGTTCCGCAGGGCTCAGGAAGGCGTCCCCTCTCCGTCTTCTCTTCTCATGAGTCTCCCAGAAGCTGTGATGAAGTCGGGCAGTGTTCGGCCCGCAG taccTACAGCAGGCCAAAGTCAACCCGGCTTCCCAACCGT GCGGCATCTCACAATTGATGACTTTGAAATCGGGCGTCCTCTGGGCAAGGGAAAATTTGGGAATGTGTACCTGGCTCGGCTCAAGGAAAGCCATTTCATTGTTGCTCTGAAAGTCCTCTTTAAGTCCCAGATAGAGAAGGAAGGACTGGAACACCAGCTGCGCAGGGAAATTGAAATCCAGGCGCATCTACA ACACCCAAATATCCTACGCCTGTACAACTACTTCCATGATGCACGCCGAGTGTACCTGATTCTGGAATATGCTCCAAGGGGTGAGCTCTACAAGGAGCTGCAAAAGAGCCACACATTAGATGAACAGCGTACGGCCACG ATAATGGAGGAGTTGGCAGATGCTCTGACCTACTGCCATGAGAAGAAGGTGATTCACAGGGATATTAAGCCCGAGAACCTGCTGCTGGGGTTCAGAGGTGAGGTGAAGATTGCAGACTTTGGCTGGTCTGTGCACACCCCCTCTCTGAG GAGAAAGACAATGTGTGGAACTCTGGACTATTTGCCCCCAGAAATGATCGAGGGGAGAACATACAATGAGAAGGTGGATCTGTGGTGCATTGGGGTGCTCTGCTACGAGCTGCTGGTGGGAAATCCGCCCTTTGAGAGCAACTCCCACAATGAGACCTACAGACGCATCCTCAAG GTAGATGTAAGGTTTCCCCCATCAATACCTTCAGGGGCCAAGGATTTGATCTCCAAGCTTCTCAGATACCAGCCCTTGGAGCGGCTGCCCTTGGACCAGATCCTGGAGCATCCCTGGGTCCGGGCCCACTCCCGGAGGGTGCTGCCTCCATCTGCTCAGATGGCTTCCTGA
- the LOC124233156 gene encoding aurora kinase C isoform X4: MSLPEAVMKSGSVRPAVPTAGQSQPGFPTVRHLTIDDFEIGRPLGKGKFGNVYLARLKESHFIVALKVLFKSQIEKEGLEHQLRREIEIQAHLQHPNILRLYNYFHDARRVYLILEYAPRGELYKELQKSHTLDEQRTATIMEELADALTYCHEKKVIHRDIKPENLLLGFRGEVKIADFGWSVHTPSLRRKTMCGTLDYLPPEMIEGRTYNEKVDLWCIGVLCYELLVGNPPFESNSHNETYRRILKVDVRFPPSIPSGAKDLISKLLRYQPLERLPLDQILEHPWVRAHSRRVLPPSAQMAS; the protein is encoded by the exons ATGAGTCTCCCAGAAGCTGTGATGAAGTCGGGCAGTGTTCGGCCCGCAG taccTACAGCAGGCCAAAGTCAACCCGGCTTCCCAACCGT GCGGCATCTCACAATTGATGACTTTGAAATCGGGCGTCCTCTGGGCAAGGGAAAATTTGGGAATGTGTACCTGGCTCGGCTCAAGGAAAGCCATTTCATTGTTGCTCTGAAAGTCCTCTTTAAGTCCCAGATAGAGAAGGAAGGACTGGAACACCAGCTGCGCAGGGAAATTGAAATCCAGGCGCATCTACA ACACCCAAATATCCTACGCCTGTACAACTACTTCCATGATGCACGCCGAGTGTACCTGATTCTGGAATATGCTCCAAGGGGTGAGCTCTACAAGGAGCTGCAAAAGAGCCACACATTAGATGAACAGCGTACGGCCACG ATAATGGAGGAGTTGGCAGATGCTCTGACCTACTGCCATGAGAAGAAGGTGATTCACAGGGATATTAAGCCCGAGAACCTGCTGCTGGGGTTCAGAGGTGAGGTGAAGATTGCAGACTTTGGCTGGTCTGTGCACACCCCCTCTCTGAG GAGAAAGACAATGTGTGGAACTCTGGACTATTTGCCCCCAGAAATGATCGAGGGGAGAACATACAATGAGAAGGTGGATCTGTGGTGCATTGGGGTGCTCTGCTACGAGCTGCTGGTGGGAAATCCGCCCTTTGAGAGCAACTCCCACAATGAGACCTACAGACGCATCCTCAAG GTAGATGTAAGGTTTCCCCCATCAATACCTTCAGGGGCCAAGGATTTGATCTCCAAGCTTCTCAGATACCAGCCCTTGGAGCGGCTGCCCTTGGACCAGATCCTGGAGCATCCCTGGGTCCGGGCCCACTCCCGGAGGGTGCTGCCTCCATCTGCTCAGATGGCTTCCTGA